Proteins encoded within one genomic window of Malassezia restricta chromosome VII, complete sequence:
- a CDS encoding SUN domain protein (Adg3): MMRTPGPPGGATVRAGSGTSVQPVDPAVQIAVSHAEFLLVQARQIVNQLAGTKTLDPLLCRQMQSLLDQAQVRPPPTPKRDIAHGEVVKKDAKKDVKGKNKWAREVMADTPLLPTLVDTALSATAGPFLSSAQREAIVDIVGLSQNRIANALTDPERQAAAQRWAQTTAKSAHQGLKGGLAGTSENWDKWYMKQLVDTDTRSQKRKDDADLRDELRHEREPFITGRGGLRAARVTGGPAQVSAFQDNPAVASVACLPSDQMADASQGAVSQAGAVTTTFSPWPGLVLTMSTVASSVTLDHVPDEALDDTSARIVPPPPSQVPPPPPSSSSLAPPPPRRMAAPSSPTTSMSIPPPARSAMAPSMAAHASQPLPPVPPYAPPGQDPRSNVPHSLRPG, from the coding sequence ATGATGCGTACGCCAGGACCGCCAGGCGGTGCCACTGTGCGCGCAGGCTCAGGTACTTCAGTGCAGCCTGTGGATCCGGCTGTGCAAATTGCCGTGTCGCATGCAGAATTCCTGCTCGTACAAGCGCGGCAGATTGTAAACCAATTGGCGGGAACCAAGACTCTGGATCCACTCTTGTGTCGGCAGATGCAGTCGTTGCTGGACCAGGCTCAGGTCAGACCACCACCCACGCCTAAGCGCGACATAGCTCATGGTGAGGTCGTGAAAAAGGACGCGAAGAAGGATGTAAAGGGCAAAAACAAATGGGCTCGTGAAGTTATGGCCGACACACCGCTCCTGCCCACTTTGGTCGATACGGCTTTGTCTGCTACTGCCGGGCCATTCTTATCATCCGCCCAGAGAGAAGCTATTGTCGATATAGTGGGCCTCTCACAAAATCGTATTGCAAATGCACTCACAGATCCAGAGCGACAAGCGGCTGCACAACGTTGGGCGCAAACCACTGCTAAATCAGCGCACCAAGGCCTCAAAGGTGGTTTGGCAGGCACAAGTGAGAATTGGGACAAGTGGTACATGAAACAATTGGTTGACACAGATACTCGCTCGCAAAAGCGGAAGGATGATGCCGACCTTCGTGATGAATTGaggcacgagcgcgagccATTTATAACTGGCAGAGGCGGTCTCCGTGCGGCTCGCGTCACCGGAGGCCCAGCGCAAGTGTCCGCCTTTCAAGACAATCCTGCCGTGGCGAGTGTGGCGTGCCTCCCATCTGATCAGATGGCTGACGCGAGCCAAGGAGCTGTGTCCCAAGCTGGCGCGGTGACTACGACTTTTTCACCTTGGCCAGGCTTGGTGCTAACCATGTCCACAGTAGCCTCGAGTGTGACGCTGGACCATGTACCggatgaggcgctcgatgATACAAGTGCACGTATTGTGCCGCCTCCCCCCAGTCAAGTAccgcctccgccaccgtcgtcttcctcgCTGGCACCGCCCCCGCCGCGTCGAATGGCGGCCCCTTCTTCACCAACCACCTCTATGTCGATACCACCTCCTgcgcgctcggccatggcaccgtCCATGGCCGCACATGCATCACAGCCCCTGCCACCCGTGCCGCCGTATGCCCCGCCGGGTCAGGACCCAAGAAGCAATGTCCCGCATTCGCTGCGTCCTGGATAA
- a CDS encoding putative phosphomutase: MCHRWEFEALPVFVHQDASIHELPAVAKNMGLSEGMTWDDVREELQRLPRQDNSYSYKLVYLARHGQGYHNLAELKYGKQAWEDVWAKKNGDDTYEWGPDPLLTPLGMKQAQHVHDTWTSFLQLPASLHPPLPELVCSSPLRRSLSTLCISWQGILAHETKVHVREHLREVIGKNTCDQRVTRTDLERHMQFHPFRIAIHGDFTEHDSLWTPRRETDDAMRQRVHGVLEEIWENEAKDKQVISITCHSGVIQRIFEITSHIPRPLPVGAILPMMIRARKKDIICPNTTELECEHMKPSSSRQDTGCAPTS; this comes from the exons ATGTGCCATCGTTGGGAGTTTGAA GCGCTACCCGTTTTTGTACATCAGGATGCGTCCATACATGAGCTTCCTGCTGTTGCTAAGAACATGGGTCTGAGCGAGGGAATGACGTGGGACGATGTTCGCGAAGAGTTGCAGC GTCTGCCGAGGCAGGACAATTCATATTCGTACAAATTGGTGTATTTGGCACGACATGGACAAGGATATCATA ACCTGGCGGAACTAAAA TACGGGAAACAAGCTTGGGAAGATGTGTGGGCCAAGAAAAACGGAGACGATACATATGAATGGGGTCCTGATCCCTTGCTCACACCTCTAGGTATGAAACAAGCACAACATGTGCACGACACCTGGACCTCTTTCTTACAATTGCCGGCTTCTTTGCACCCACCGCTACCTGAACTTGTTTGTTCCAGTCCTCTTCGACGAAGTCTGTCGACTTTATGTATTTCTTGGCAGGGCATTTTGGCGCATGAAACCAAGGTGCACGTTCGTGAGCATCTTCGCGAAGTCATTGGCAAAAACACATGCGACCAGCGCGTCACTCGAACCGATCTTGAGCGGCATATGCAATTTCATCCTTTCCGTATTGCTATACATGGGGATTTTACGGAACATGATTCGTTATGGACA CCTCGACGAGAGACAGATGACGCTATGCGGCAGCGAGTTCACGGTGTACTGGAAGAGATCTGGGAGAATGAAGCCAAAGACAAGCAAG TAATAAGCATCACATGTCACAGCGGTgtgatccagcgcatctTTGAAATTACGTCACACATCCCAAGGCCGTTACCGGTGGGTGCCATACTTCCCATGATGATCCGTGCGAGGAAAAAAGATATTATATGTCCCAACACAACCGAGCTCGAATGCGAGCATATGAAACCAAGTTCATCCAGGCAGGATACTGGGTGCGCGCCCACAAGCTAA
- a CDS encoding hexosyltransferase, which translates to MTGIRSTREQLSLIDDAYSVAGEAVYTSDPDDQLPSLDGYQLPPSFKARKRQSTSITRHYLTSSLWHAFDCTGPFLWPQKLYIWISAHALCEPLICSCAAALSSFILVLCIALVVSCVRHIQDPDKALMPWRQMCASQPAFLNSAVDHLDPVDFLIGVMSVDHLAERRNVIRNTYVRHTLPLHAQTGRPLSQAQVKFVLGRPRKEYEHAIAMEMEMYNDLIVLDIKESQWSDKTLGFLRWAAENATVPVLVPSSSPSAVHIGHKTYEVRQKFVNYVLKADDDAFIVLEELERRLRAIPRQLSHWGYKIADWFMGGELYALSHDLVQFIAASPEISKWPALKEDEQVPRWLALHPRASDIVWTTEHCWIYDHPRAKTPYAHGFLFPQHVETIRREYAQGLSPDELSRRGGPRKADAYSTTTRWGQAYTPPSPGLTPEESVEALVEGGGRWRDQWHRQAHEPDAPLDVPRRTVWPGNATHDLQPTYEPEAGLAVVEREPSIGAQRHEAGTFPVWGPPLRAYSHQLYNERYVNGTLGGTVAVHFLKQNAWFYETALALIGSQRTWALGGAATEWRMHESPVRIR; encoded by the coding sequence ATGACTGGCATAAGATCCACGCGAGAGCAGCTCTCGCTGATAGACGACGCGTACAGCGTCGCTGGTGAAGCTGTGTACACGTCAGACCCTGATGACCAACTGCCGTCGTTGGACGGCTATCAACTTCCGCCCTCCTTCAAAGCACGTAAGCGGCAAAGTACCTCCATAACGCGGCACTATCTGACGTCGTCATTATGGCATGCTTTTGACTGCACTGGCCCTTTTTTGTGGCCTCAGAAATTGTACATATGGATTTCTGCACACGCATTGTGTGAACCTCTCATATGTtcgtgcgcagcggcgTTGTCATCATTCATCTTGGTGCTTTGCATTGCCCTGGTcgtgtcgtgcgtgcgccacatccaAGACCCTGATAAGGCATTGATGCCGTGGCGCCAGATGTGTGCAAGCCAGCCAGCATTCTTGAACAGCGCAGTCGATCATCTAGATCCTGTCGATTTTCTCATTGGCGTGATGAGCGTGGACCATTTGGCTGAGCGCCGCAATGTCATTCGGAACACGTACGTGCGCCACACGCTACCTCTTCATGCACAGACAGGGCGCCCACTAAGCCAGGCTCAAGTCAAGTTTGTCCTGGGACGCCCTCGCAAGGAGTATGAACATGCTATTGCGATGGAAATGGAAATGTACAATGACCTCATCGTGCTGGATATAAAAGAGTCGCAGTGGAGCGACAAAACCCTCGGCTTTCTACGCTGGGCCGCCGAAAACGCCACCGTCCCCGTGCTCGTGCCATCTTCGTCGCCTTCGGCCGTACACATCGGCCACAAGACCTACGAAGTGCGTCAAAAATTCGTGAATTATGTTCTGAAAGCCGATGACGATGCGTTTATCGTtctcgaggagctggagcgccgGCTCCGTGCTATTCCGCGCCAGCTCTCGCATTGGGGCTACAAAATTGCTGACTGGTTCATGGGCGGCGAGCTGTATGCGCTATCGCACGACCTCGTGCAGTTCATTGCCGCCTCTCCTGAGATCAGTAAGTGGCCCGCGCTCAAGGAGGATGAACAAGTGCCCAGGTGgcttgcgctgcatccCCGCGCCAGCGATATCGTGTGGACGACAGAGCACTGTTGGATCTACGATCATCCACGCGCCAAGACGCCATACGCGCACGGTTTCCTGTTCCCGCAGCATGTCGAAACGATCAGGCGCGAGTATGCGCAGGGCTTATCGCCTGATGAGCTCTCTCGACGAGGCGGGCCGCGAAAGGCAGACGCCTACTCGACCACGACGCGGTGGGGACAGGCATACACGCCTCCATCTCCAGGGCTGACCCCCGAAGAGTCGGtcgaggccctcgtcgAGGGTGGCGGGCGCTGGCGGGACCAGTGGCATCGACAGGCACATGAGCCTGATGCACcgctcgatgtgccgcgccgcacggtATGGCCTGGCAATGCTACGCATGACCTGCAGCCGACGTATGAGCCAGAAGCGGGACTGGCTGTGGTGGAGCGGGAGCCCAGCATCGgagcgcagcgccatgAGGCAGGCACGTTTCCGGTATGGGGcccgccgctgcgtgcgtATTCACATCAGCTGTATAACGAGCGGTATGTGAACGGCACGCTAGGCGGCACGGTCGCGGTGCATTTTCTCAAGCAAAATGCATGGTTTTACGAGACAGCTTTAGCCCTGATCGGGTCGCAGCGGACATgggcgctcggcggcgctgccaccgagtggcgcatgcatgAGAGTCCGGTACGGATTCGGTAG
- a CDS encoding inner centromere protein: MLARRGAAAQGASRALSTQHKDAAEPQFMHAQILRNAYIVAQSQLLQLAKQMEYDVDISEWEDEMQEKMQEFWEQTRQHVDEFCARMRTQEEDKPRIAAEVVKSPRKKRDDVRFPVSPSPRPKKVADALCSDDEEEEGHDHRDVKAHDALQPPSSGAVEDTEPSDKVASSSASPPLPALTPGTGLRPKRTLGSTLRSTKKPEPKEPVQVKAPSRFRSSFLNKSLRHAMEEKQTSMSPVAALDEPSPFHDAVSEPPKEDMEPRPTRPSLAQAGGLDALRTRLEHVRRASTTPSANALSTAVADHRSTAARAPLDTHASEVPSDMGPLSEALEPAPEEPVPSSSRPIETSPAKPLDEPPNASATPPRPVSRPVSPTRSPSREGVGKVHVPPPFLQRSAASATSNIPTPTTRSPGRLREELLSPFRARAADTTPSASPTRVRPSPSRQGVSKIPSPVRKPVPALSSSSPAPIRRPASVADMRSTQQNGFGSRLKGLLGLSTSRPASVLQQSTPRPAPNKEPEVSEAMPGSFTTEAPRPAKAATPIKTKPWQSSSVSRPGMRPVSVAAMARPGSSASVRPGTRVSSATRPMYTYDTEGKRRKLSQHPLSESTNHEERVQSEDALKSKLTTQAVRPITKQVRASNTAVRPPGTRVWSNTASRPPPPRSSAHSSHNVFQQVPTGEEDRGDVADVDLPDVASEYSDSDDETAIRKRKLEPSWTRGRELEEILLQQSTIDPDEIFGCQNVGPVPLDTMLPARKGDRRRMRHRTSSANWNGPDGLAQWEIDRYNERMGIQSASTTGL, from the coding sequence ATGCTAGCACGACGAGGTGCGGCTGCACAGGGCGCATCCCGCGCCCTGAGCACGCAACACAAGGATGCGGCTGAGCCACAATTCATGCACGCACAGATCCTGCGAAATGCGTACATTGTGGCCCAGTcgcagctcctgcagctgGCTAAGCAGATGGAATATGACGTGGACATTTCCGAGTGGGAGGACGAGATGCAAGAGAAGATGCAAGAGTTCTGGGAGCAAACGCGCCAGCATGTAGACGAATTTTGTGCGCGTATGCGAACACAAGAAGAAGACAAGCCTCGTATCGCTGCGGAGGTGGTCAAGTCACCAAGGAAAAAGCGTGACGACGTGCGTTTCCCTGTATCTCCCTCCCCCCGTCCCAAAAAGGTGGCAGATGCACTGTGCTCAGAcgatgaagaagaggaaggGCACGATCATCGTGATGTCAAAGCGCATGATGCACTTCAGCCGCCCAGCTCGGGTGCGGTCGAAGACACGGAGCCTAGTGACAAGGTCGCTTCTTCCAGTGCTTCACCGCCACTTCCGGCTTTGACGCCAGGCACAGGGCTTCGGCCAAAGCGCACGCTGGGATCTACGCTGCGAAGCACGAAAAAGCCCGAGCCTAAGGAGCCTGTCCAGGTCAAGGCTCCATCGCGTTTCCGCTCGAGTTTCCTGAACAAGAGTCTGCGGCACGCGATGGAAGAGAAGCAAACTAGCATGTCGCCTGTTGCAGCACTTGACGAGCCTAGTCCATTCCACGATGCCGTGTCGGAGCCGCCTAAGGAAGACATGGAGCCTCGGCCTACGCGTCCCAGTCTTGCGCAAGCAGGTGGCCTAGATGCTTTGCGCACGCGCCTGGAACATGTGCGACGTGCTAGTACGACCCCGAGCGCCAACGCTCTGAGCACCGCTGTAGCGGATCATCGAAGCACAGCAGCACGTGCACCTCTTGATACCCATGCCTCAGAGGTGCCGTCCGATATGGGACCTCTTTCTGAAGCACTGGAGCCTGCGCCGGAAGAGCCCGTGCCCTCGTCCTCTCGTCCCATCGAAACATCCCCTGCCAAGCCTTTGGACGAGCCACCGAATGCGTCGGCCACGCCGCCCAGACCCGTGTCTCGGCCTGTATCGCCCACACGCAGTCCCAGTCGCGAGGGGGTAGGCAAAGTCCACGTCCCGCCGCCTTTCCTCCAGCGATCGGCTGCCTCGGCTACGTCAAACATTCCCACACCTACGACCCGCTCTCCCGGACGCCTGCGTGAGGAGCTACTATCGCCATttcgagcgcgtgccgctgaTACGACGCCATCGGCATCGCCCACCCGTGTGCGTCCATCACCTTCACGTCAGGGCGTGTCCAAGATTCCCAGCCCGGTCCGGAAACCTGTCCCGGCGTTGTCGTCGAGCAGTCCTGCACCGATCAGGCGCCCGGCGTCTGTGGCggacatgcgctcgaccCAACAAAATGGCTTTGGCTCACGACTCAAGGGCCTCCTTGGCCTGAGCACCAGCCGCCCGGCGAGTGTCTTACAGCAGTCGACGCCGCGCCCTGCACCCAACAAAGAGCCTGAGGTATCAGAAGCGATGCCTGGCTCGTTCACAACAGAAGCGCCACGGCCAGCCAAGGCTGCTACCCCGATCAAGACCAAGCCGTGGCAGAGCAGCAGCGTTTCTCGGCCAGGCATGCGCCCCGTGTCGGTGGCAGCCATGGCACGCCCAGGCTCCAGCGCGAGTGTCCGTCCAGGCACGCGAGTGTCCAGTGCCACACGGCCGATGTACACCTACGATACCGAGGGTAAGCGCCGAAAGCTGTCGCAGCATCCACTGTCTGAGTCGACGAACCACGAGGAGCGCGTTCAGTCGGAAGACGCGCTGAAGAGCAAGctgacgacgcaggccgtgcggcCTATCACCAAGCAGGTGCGTGCGTCCAACACCGCGGTGCGCCCGCCCGGCACACGTGTATGGAGCAACACAGCATcgcgtccgccgccgcctcgatcCAGTGCACACAGCTCCCACAATGTCTTTCAGCAGGTCCCGACGGGCGAGGAAGATCGCGGTGACGTGGCGGATGTCGACTTGCCCGATGTGGCTAGCGAGTATTCTGActccgacgacgagacgGCCATACGCAAACGCAAATTGGAGCCGTCATGGACTCGTGGACGTGAGCTGGAAGAAATTTTGCTGCAGCAGTCGACGATCGATCCTGACGAGATCTTCGGCTGCCAGAACGTCGGACCCGTGCCACTCGACACAATGCTGCCGGCTCGCAAAGGCGATCGGCGTCGTATGCGGCAccgcacgagctcggccaACTGGAATGGACCGGATGGCCTGGCGCAGTGGGAAATCGATCGGTATAATGAGCGCATGGGCATACAGTCTGCCTCGACCACAGGTCTATAG
- a CDS encoding phospholipid-translocating ATPase, with translation MADVENTAAEKRGGAERLRSCASYVWHKLKQIDLNPETAFRRKRPPPASRRIMINMDLPKEAYDTRGRIRRQWLFATNQVITAKYTVYNFVFKNLLEQFRRVANIFFLVLVILQFFPEFTTISPGLAMLPLLIVLFITMVKDGYEDVKRHQSDRAVNRQRTRVLTGASYKNHNKTEGKSRSLRLIWQMMVRYVMPPWLIEKFSKRKNAVSVQELESGEAVPSGRPGSPSQQNNGRMSSMSFDSLRPRSRLSHENHRFSSSSEHRMNKNAPHWESKHWDDVVVGDIVCLRNNDPVPADLIICATSEEDGSCFVETKNLDGEINLKSRFAVQQLSDLRSPEDCMDRQFDVEVEPQSTDMYRFNGCVNLYDETDEEGKPLACPVTLNQTLLRGSAVRNTEWVIGVVAMTGADTKIVLNSGDTPSKRSLMEFQMNKMVYVNLAIIGVMAVVCAIADSRIEQYYFDRQAPWEYLATFNDDNPSLNGLVSFANSLITFQNIVPIALYISFEVVRTVQALFIFEDHDMYYEKMSRRTMAKSWNLSDELGQIQYIVSDKTGTLTQNLMIFRGCTINGVVYHGGGQSPTLDGKLRVLPIMEDVPRFYDDDLTKAIQDTSSQQHKYVHEYMRCLSLCHTVHLSRTENRNEISYRAESPDEQALVETAGANGYVYCGRHINTIRLQVPGASDYETYEVLQLIEFSSARKRMSVIVKRQTDGRILVYTKGADSMIYSRLASGQDEMCATTDKSLEEFANHGLRTLCVAKRELDPTWYQRWSREYQHASVLTEGREERMEELASEVEQQLTLLGATAIEDRLQDGVPETIADLKRAGIKIWVATGDKLETAIAIGYSTMLLAPDMNLIIIRGGEYGSMNSAFTQLEKAMDRFFGGIDVSDMKHPPPPVSMDAAGGDVRSIMSAGSLVGEENGSRPGGYALVIDGHALEYALKEPHSRELLIHISRHCRAVVCCRVSPLQKALIVGLIKDGLKGITLAIGDGANDVSMIQAAHVGVGVAGEEGMQAVNSADYSIGQFQFLKRLILVHGHWSYYRNSTMVNVFFYKQMVHTGTLFWFQIYCGWSTSQAMDYVYLLLYNAIWTVASVVGIGMFDRNVSDHVLMQVPELYTASRERRYFGIWRFLGYMMDGVVQSVVLFFLLMYFYDTTTPRNDGYDIDLYEPTTNMVLATVLAANLYAGLESMAWTWWIFGVVWIPTMLLFVFEPIYAAFPPTLIWTYSWGNNYYLYRSAQFWVGGLLCAFLSLIPRFMYECVRLHLFPNDIDILHFIDAKYPNHDYVNDPRMPGLRAAQSYESEVDGDISRAPLNDTYPLMPTQSRTSSIYHDMSTGENRPYRGFTFSASDTPVPRPKKAIRRLKKLFKPHKRHSYSYVPTSQRASESNPMSEPKERTGAQTAVSYESKRDSFTHESSMPDQMDEIDYNRFNTASEQLPPFSYTDHDEAIMSPRHESRYMDPPSFMTSPNTTYSAISDHFYTALENPNVRQPHF, from the coding sequence ATGGCTGATGTGGAAAACACAGCTGCGGAAAAGCGAGGAGGTGCCGAGAGGCTTCGTTCTTGTGCCTCGTATGTGTGGCATAAGCTCAAACAAATTGACTTGAACCCGGAAACGGCGTTCAGGCGCAAGCGCCCGCCACCTGCTTCGCGTCGGATCATGATTAATATGGACCTTCCAAAAGAGGCTTACGATACACGAGGTCGCATTCGCCGCCAATGGCTCTTCGCGACGAACCAGGTTATCACTGCCAAGTACACAGTCTACAACTTTGTGTTCAAGAATCTTTTGGAACAGTTCCGTCGTGTGGCCAACATCTTTTTCCTTGTTCTTGTGATTCTGCAATTTTTTCCGGAGTTCACCACTATTAGCCCTGGTTTGGCCATGCTTCCACTCTTGATTGTGTTGTTCATTACCATGGTTAAAGACGGCTATGAAGACGTTAAGCGCCACCAATCCGACCGAGCTGTGAATCGGCAGCGGACACGTGTTCTTACGGGAGCCTCGTACAAGAATCACAACAAGACAGAAGGCAAATCACGGAGCCTACGTCTCATATGGCAGATGATGGTGCGATATGTAATGCCACCATGGCTCATTGAGAAGTTTAGCAAGCGCAAGAATGCCGTGTCTGTTCAGGAATTGGAAAGCGGTGAAGCTGTGCCCAGTGGCCGGCCTGGATCGCCATCGCAACAAAACAATGGTCGTATGTCGTCTATGAGCTTCGACAGCCTGCGTCCGCGGAGTCGACTGTCACATGAAAACCATCGATTCAGCTCTTCATCTGAGCACAGAATGAACAAGAATGCACCCCATTGGGAGTCTAAGCATTGGGACGATGTAGTAGTGGGCGATATCGTGTGTCTTCGCAACAACGACCCCGTGCCGGCCGATCTTATCATTTGTGCCACCAGTGAAGAGGATGGTAGCTGCTTTGTTGAGACTAAGAATTTAGATGGTGAAATCAACTTGAAGAGTCGCTTCGCCGTTCAGCAACTGTCTGATTTGCGCTCACCTGAAGACTGCATGGACCGCCAATTTGATGTGGAAGTCGAGCCCCAAAGCACCGACATGTACAGGTTCAATGGATGCGTGAATCTTTACGATGAAACCGATGAGGAGGGCAAGCCACTGGCTTGTCCTGTCACGTTGAACCAGACCCTTCTCCGAGGATCCGCTGTTCGGAATACTGAATGGGTCATTGGCGTTGTGGCGATGACCGGTGCGGATACCAAGATTGTGCTTAACTCAGGTGATACGCCAAGTAAGCGCAGTCTTATGGAGTTCCAAATGAACAAAATGGTGTACGTGAACCTTGCTATCATTGGCGTTATGGCTGTGGTGTGTGCTATTGCCGACTCGCGTATTGAACAGTACTATTTCGATCGGCAGGCCCCTTGGGAGTATTTGGCAACATTCAACGACGATAATCCCAGTTTGAACGGTCTTGTTTCATTTGCCAACTCGCTGATTACCTTTCAGAACATTGTGCCGATTGCCCTTTACATCTCTTTTGAAGTTGTGCGGACCGTTCAGGCGCTTTTCATTTTCGAGGACCATGACATGTACTACGAAAAAATGAGCCGGCGCACCATGGCGAAATCGTGGAACCTTTCCGATGAGCTCGGCCAGATCCAGTACATTGTTAGCGACAAAACTGGTACGCTCACCCAGAACCTTATGATTTTCCGTGGCTGTACCATCAATGGTGTCGTGTATCATGGTGGTGGTCAAAGTCCGACACTAGATGGTAAGCTGCGTGTTCTGCCTATTATGGAAGATGTCCCGCGCTTTTATGACGATGATCTGACTAAGGCCATCCAAGATACTTCTTCGCAACAGCATAAATACGTGCATGAGTATATGCGCTGCCTTTCCCTATGTCACACTGTGCACCTGTCGCGCACTGAAAACAGAAATGAAATTTCATATCGCGCCGAGTCACCAGatgagcaggcgctcgttGAGACGGCCGGCGCCAATGGCTACGTGTACTGTGGCAGGCATATCAATACGATTCGCCTTCAAGTGCCAGGCGCGAGTGACTATGAAACGTATGAAGTGCTGCAGCTAATCGAGTTCTCGTCTGCACGCAAACGTATGAGTGTGATCGTCAAGCGCCAAACAGATGGCCGCATACTGGTGTACACCAAAGGTGCTGATTCGATGATTTACTCGCGCCTTGCGTCTGGCCAAGACGAAATGTGTGCTACGACTGACAAGTCACTCGAAGAGTTTGCTAATCACGGTTTGCGTACGCTGTGTGTAGCCAAGCGTGAACTTGATCCTACTTGGTACCAACGGTGGTCGCGAGAATATCAACATGCGAGTGTTTTGACTGAAGGGCGTGAAGAGCGCATGGAAGAGCTAGCCAGTGAAGTCGAACAGCAGCTCACGTTACTTGGTGCTACGGCGATTGAGGACCGACTTCAGGACGGCGTCCCGGAGACGATTGCGGATCTAAAGCGTGCTGGTATTAAGATTTGGGTGGCCACGGGAGATAAACTCGAGACAGCCATTGCTATCGGATACAGTACCATGCTTCTTGCGCCAGACATGAATCTCATTATTATCCGTGGTGGAGAATATGGCTCCATGAACTCGGCCTTTACGCAGCTCGAGAAAGCGATGGATCGTTTCTTCGGCGGTATTGATGTCAGTGACATGAAGCATCCTCCGCCGCCCGTTTCGATGGATGCAGCAGGCGGTGACGTTCGCAGTATTATGAGTGCTGGCTCGCTTGTGGGCGAAGAAAATGGATCTCGTCCCGGTGGATATGCGCTAGTGATTGATGGACATGCCCTTGAATACGCTCTCAAGGAGCCTCACAGTCGTGAGCTTCTAATCCACATCTCGAGACACTGTCGTGCTGTGGTCTGTTGTCGTGTAAGCCCCTTGCAGAAAGCTCTAATCGTTGGCCTAATCAAAGATGGTCTCAAGGGTATTACATTGGCGATCGGTGATGGTGCAAATGATGTATCCATGATTCAAGCAGCCCATGTCGGTGTGGGTGTGGCTGGTGAAGAAGGTATGCAGGCTGTCAATTCCGCCGACTATTCCATTGGACAATTTCAGTTTCTTAAACGACTCATTCTCGTGCATGGACACTGGTCATATTACCGCAACAGCACCATGGTCAATGTGTTCTTCTACAAGCAAATGGTGCACACTGGCACACTGTTCTGGTTCCAGATTTATTGTGGATGGTCAACCTCTCAAGCTATGGACTATGTGTATCTACTTTTGTACAATGCTATTTGGACCGTCGCCTCTGTGGTTGGTATTGGTATGTTCGACCGCAATGTATCAGACCATGTGTTGATGCAAGTGCCTGAGTTGTACACGGCCTCGCGTGAGCGGCGCTACTTTGGTATTTGGCGGTTTCTGGGCTATATGATGGATGGAGTGGTTCAGTCCGTGGTCCTATTCTTCCTGCTCATGTACTTCTACGATACGACCACGCCTCGCAATGATGGCTACGACATTGATTTGTATGAGCCGACGACGAACATGGTGCTTGCCACCGTGCTGGCTGCCAACTTATACGCTGGCCTCGAGTCCATGGCATGGACGTGGTGGATTTTCGGTGTTGTGTGGATCCCTACTATGCTCTTGTTCGTTTTCGAGCCCATTTATGCTGCATTTCCGCCCACGCTGATCTGGACGTATTCATGGGGCAATAACTACTACTTGTATCGTTCGGCACAATTTTGGGTCGGTGGCCTCTTATGTGCCTTCCTTTCCCTGATCCCGCGATTCATGTACGAATGCGTCCGATTGCATTTGTTCCCGAACGATATTGACATTTTGCACTTCATCGACGCAAAGTATCCGAATCACGATTACGTGAATGATCCCCGTATGCCGGGTCTACGGGCCGCTCAGTCCTACGAGTCAGAAGTGGATGGCGACATCTCTCGCGCGCCTTTGAATGACACGTACCCATTAATGCCCACCCAAAGTCGCACGAGCAGTATTTATCACGACATGAGCACAGGAGAAAATCGGCCGTACCGCGGCTTCACCTTCTCAGCTTCTGACACACCTGTGCCTAGGCCCAAAAAGGCGATTCGCCGCCTCAAGAAGCTATTTAAGCCACATAAGCGTCACAGCTACTCTTATGTTCCGACAAGCCAACGCGCGTCTGAGTCAAATCCCATGTCGGAACCAAAAGAGCGCACTGGCGCGCAAACAGCCGTGTCATACGAATCTAAGCGCGATTCTTTTACGCATGAATCTTCTATGCCTGACCAAATGGATGAAATCGATTATAATCGCTTCAACACGGCCTCGGAGCAGCTGCCTCCTTTTTCATATACCGATCATGATGAAGCGATCATGTCGCCGCGGCATGAGTCGCGATACATGGATCCGCCATCTTTCATGACCTCGCCAAACACAACCTACAGCGCCATTTCGGATCACTTTTATACTGCTCTGGAAAATCCGAACGTGCGCCAGCCGCATTTCTAA